In Paenibacillus sp. FSL R7-0345, a single window of DNA contains:
- a CDS encoding stage VI sporulation protein F, protein MGYQQYGISPQLVERIKLKMKNPAVKERIKNMINGVSKQELQDTAVVRRLVRNASAVLNEKLTGAQEEQIVKFVIAQKIDPNNTFHLIRLWGMFR, encoded by the coding sequence GTGGGTTATCAGCAATATGGGATCAGTCCCCAGCTGGTGGAACGCATCAAGCTGAAGATGAAGAATCCGGCAGTGAAGGAACGGATCAAGAACATGATTAACGGGGTTTCCAAGCAGGAGCTGCAGGATACTGCGGTTGTGCGCAGACTTGTGCGCAATGCTTCGGCAGTGCTGAACGAGAAGCTGACCGGTGCCCAGGAAGAACAGATCGTAAAGTTTGTTATTGCCCAGAAGATTGATCCGAACAATACCTTTCACCTGATCCGCCTGTGGGGAATGTTCCGCTAA